The segment GGCCTACGACCGCCCGGTCGAGGACTGGAAGGACGAGCTGTTCAACGACACCCCGGCCAGCCTCACCGGCACCCTCGGCGCCATTGCCTCCACCGGCAGCCTGATCATGTGGCCGACCCGCGAGGAGCCGCGCCTGATGAGCCTGGTGCCGCCGGTGCACTTCGCCATCCTCAAGGCCAGCGAAATCCACGACAACTTCTACGAGATCCAGCAGAAGTTCCAGTGGGCTGCCGGCATGCCGACCAATGCGCTGCTGGTTTCCGGCCCGTCGAAAACCGCCGACATCGAACAGGTGCTAGCGTATGGCGCCCACGGGCCGAAAGATCTGGTCCTGCTGATCCTGGAGGACGCATGAACGCGGCCGCCCAGCTCGAACGTGCGCCCTTGCCGGCGGCGTTTCTCCGTGAAGTCGAGCGCCTGATCCCGGTCGAGCGGCGCTTCGACGACCCGCTTTCCACCCTCGCCTTCGGCACCGACGCCAGCTTCTACCGGCTGGTGCCCAAGCTGGTGGTGCGCGTCGAAACCGAAGCCGAAGTGGTCAGGCTGCTCAAGCTGGCGCATGCCGAGAACGTACCGGTGACCTTCCGCGCCGCCGGTACCAGCCTGTCCGGCCAGGCGATCAGCGACTCGGTACTGATCGTGCTCGGCGACAACTGGAACGGCCGCGAGATTCGCAACGGCGGCGAGCAGATCCGCCTGCAGCCCGGCGTGATCGGCGCCAACGCCAACGCCGTGCTGGCACCCTTCCAGCGCAAGATCGGCCCTGATCCGGCCTCGATCAACGCGGCGAAGATCGGCGGCATCGTCGCCAACAACTCCAGCGGCATGT is part of the Stutzerimonas balearica DSM 6083 genome and harbors:
- a CDS encoding LutC/YkgG family protein, with the translated sequence MSAKANILAKLKKSLEGTTPIVDDYDESLVTQPWSYAPEQRIARLRQLMEAVHTEIHLTTDAGWPALLEQLLHDRQLPSLLIAPTTPYGQRFTAHCAGREGLPTLKAYDRPVEDWKDELFNDTPASLTGTLGAIASTGSLIMWPTREEPRLMSLVPPVHFAILKASEIHDNFYEIQQKFQWAAGMPTNALLVSGPSKTADIEQVLAYGAHGPKDLVLLILEDA